The Coregonus clupeaformis isolate EN_2021a chromosome 20, ASM2061545v1, whole genome shotgun sequence genome contains a region encoding:
- the eif5b gene encoding LOW QUALITY PROTEIN: eukaryotic translation initiation factor 5B (The sequence of the model RefSeq protein was modified relative to this genomic sequence to represent the inferred CDS: deleted 1 base in 1 codon), with product MGKKQKKSGEDSAKDDGIDLDALAAEIEGAGASKEQGKGKAKKKKDKKKEEFDEDDILKELEELSLETTGAKGSKKPDATDEPESAAEPPPPTKAEKKKTRKGKRASLEDDDGEDEEVSGTGHVGKEDKQKDKTTSAAPAAAAAGSDSEDEASRTRRKPKAGKKGGRKEASDEEEEDEDGGARKGGGGGEDDSDDDGSVDASQAGKKGKKKGKAKADDEEEEEEEGTFKMKTAAQKKAEKKERDRKKKEEDRAKLKKQKEKEEEKEGSTEVAAVPKKEKEVVKKSEPAAPAPAAETEAAAEIEDQEGADPQGEAADEVLETINEEEGGDKKGKKDKKKKKGDKEKEEKKKGPSKATVKAMQEALARMKEEEERAQKEEEENLRRLEEQEAQRLEQERLEQERKEKKKQKEKERKERLKKEGKLLTKAQKEARARAEATLELLKAQGIEVPSKDDSVPKKKPVYGDKRKKETPQAQTPEGNSLFQSTSNTFPTAKSLIYSFVCASSLIPPLPRSETSEVEQKAESAVDDWEAIAETIDQDKELKKVHIEVKPETPKQPQQKPSSQPEEEEDDEDEEEEDDEEEEESEEEEEKESQPHAPQQAPATKRKGGKESSESSSDSDSDDDLTKEERIYDKAKKRIEKRRAENIKNINLDKLRSPVVCVLGHVDTGKTKILDKLRHTHVQDGEAGGITQQIGATNVPLEAIVEQTKMVKNFNNEAIKIPGMLIIDTPGHESFSNLRNRGSSLCDIAILVVDIMHGLEPQTLESINLLKEKKCPFIVALNKIDRLYDWKKSPDTDVVATLKKQKKNTKDEFDERAKAVIVEFAQQGLNAALFHENKDPRTFVSLVPTSAHSGDGMGNLIALLVELTQTMLARRLAHCDELRAQVMEVKALPGMGTTIDVILINGVLREGMTIIVPGVEGPIVTQIRGLLLPPPMKELRVKNQYEKHKEVSTAQGVKILGKDLEKTLAGLPLLVAHKEDEVAVLRDELVRELKQTLNSIKLEEKGVYVQASTLGSLEALLEFLRVSKVPYAGINIGPVHKKDVMKASTMLEHDPQYATILAFDVKVERDSQEMADSLGVRVFSAEIIYHLFDAFTKYREDYKKAKQDEFKHIAVFPTKLKILPQFIFNSRDPIVMGVNVEAGVLRQGTPLCVPSKGFVDIGIVTSIEINHKMVDSAKKGQEICIKIEPIPGEAPKMFGRHFEATDILVSKITRASIDALKNWFRDEMGKSDWQLIMELKKTFEII from the exons TGCCAAAGACGATGGCATCGACCTTGATGCCCTAGCAGCAGAAATCGAAGGCGCGGGAGCCTCCAAGGAACAAGGTAAAGGAAAAGCCAAGAAGAAGAAAGACAAAAAGAAAGAGGAATTTGA TGAAGATGACATCCTGAAAGAGCTGGAGGAACTGTCTCTTGAAACCACGGGAGCTAAAGGCAGCAAG AAACCAGACGCCACAGACGAGCCGGAGAGTGCCGCCGAGCCGCCGCCGCCCACCAAAGCAGAGAAGAAGAAGACGCGGAAGGGCAAGCGAGCCAGCCTGGAGGATGACGACGGGGAAGACGAAGAGGTTTCGGGTACGGGTCACGTGGGAAAGGAGGACAAGCAGAAGGACAAGACGACGTCTGCTGCccccgctgctgctgctgctggctcaGACTCCGAGGACGAGGCCTCACGGACCCGGAGGAAACCTAAGGCAGGGAAGAAAGGAGGCCGCAAGGAGGCCTCggacgaggaagaggaggatgaggatggagGTGCGAGGaaaggggggggaggaggggaggatgatTCAGACGATGACGGCTCGGTGGACGCGTCGCAGGCCGGAAAGAAAGGCAAGAAGAAAGGTAAAGCCAAGGCAGAcgatgaagaggaggaagaggaggagggaacctTCAAGATGAAGACGGCCGCTCAGAAGAAAgcagagaagaaggagagagaccgCAAGAAGAAAGAGGAGGACAGGGCTAAGCTGAAGAAgcagaaagagaaggaggaggagaaagaggggagtacTGAGGTGGCAGCAGTGCctaagaaagagaaagaggtagTGAAGAAGAGTGAGCCAGCGGCCCCAGCTCCAGCAGCAGAGACGGAGGCAGCAGCAGAGATTGAAGATCAGGAAGGGGCTGATCCTCAAGGAGAGG CTGCCGATGAGGTGCTTGAAACAATTAATG AAGAGGAAGGGGGAGACAAGAAGGGCAAGaaagacaagaagaagaagaagggggacaaggagaaagaggagaagaagaagggacCCAGCAAGGCCACAGTGAAGGCCATGCAGGAGGCTCTGGCTCGcatgaaggaggaagaggagcgcgcccagaaggaggaagaggagaacctGCGTCGCCTGGAAGAGCAGGAGGCTCAGAGACTGGAGcag GAGCGCTTGGAACAGGAGCGCAAGGAGAAGAagaaacagaaggagaaggagaggaaggagaggctgaagaAGGAGGGCAAACTGCTGACCAAAGCCCAGAAAGAGGCCCGGGCCAGGGCTGAGGCCACACTTGAACTACTGAAGGCCCAGGGTATTGAAGTGCCATCCAAAGACGACTCGGTGCCAAAGAAGAAGCCAGTGTACGGAGACAAGAGGAAAAAAGAAACCCCA CAAGCACAGACTCCTGAAGGTAACAGCCTCTTCCAATCCACGTCAAATACCTTTCCAACTGCAAAATCATTGATCTATTCATTCGTTTGTGCCTCATCCCTCATTCCTCCTCTTCCCCGGTCAGAGACCTCAGAG GTAGAGCAGAAAGCTGAGTCTGCAGTTGATGACTGGGAGGCTATCGCTGAGACCATCGACCAGGACAAAG AGCTGAAGAAGGTCCACATTGAGGTGAAGCCAGAGACGCCAAAGCAGCCCCAACAGAAACCCTCGTCACAgccggaggaagaggaggacgatgaggacgaggaggaagaggatgatgaggaggaggaggagagtgaggaggaggaggagaaggagagtcaGCCTCACGCACCGCAGCAGGCCCCAGCCAcaaagaggaagggagggaaggagagctcAGAGTCCAGTAGTGACAGCGACTCAGACGATGATCTCACTAAAGAGGAGCGGATCTACGACAAGGCCAAGAAGCGTATTGAG AAACGTCGAGCAGAGAACATAAAGAACATCAACCTGGACAAGCTCCGCTCCCCCGTGGTCTGTGTACTGGGCCACGTAGACACAGGCAAGACCAAGATCCTGGACAAGCTGAGGCATACTCACGTACAGGACGGAGAGGCAGGAGGGATCACCCAACAGATCGGAGCCACTAACGTACCTCTGGAGGCCATCGTGGAGCAGACCAAGATGGTGAAGAAC TTCAACAACGAGGCCATTAAAATCCCAGGAATGCTTATCATCGACACCCCAGGCCACGAGTCTTTCAG TAACCTGAGGAACCGGGGCAGCTCTCTGTGTGACATAGCCATCCTGGTGGTGGACATCATGCACGGTCTGGAGCCTCAGACCCTGGAGTCCATCAACCTGCTCAAGGAGAAGAAGTGTCCCTTCATCGTAGCACTTAACAAG ATTGACCGTCTGTATGACTGGAAGAAGAGTCCGGACACAGACGTGGTGGCCACActgaagaagcagaagaagaacaCCAAGGATGAGTTTGACGAGAGGGCCAAAGCTGTCATCGTGGAGTTCGCACAGCAG GGTCTGAACGCAGCCCTCTTCCATGAGAACAAGGACCCTAGGACCTTTGTGTCTCTGGTGCCCACGTCGGCCCACTCCGGGGACGGCATGGGCAACCTGATCGCTCTGCTGGTGGAGCTCACCCAGACCATGCTAGCACGCCGCCTGGCTCACTGCGACGAGCTCAGGGCTCAGGTCATGGAG GTGAAAGCCCTGCCTGGTATGGGCACCACGATAGATGTGATCCTGATCAATGGGGTTCTCCGGGAGGGAATGACCATCATCGTCCCGGGGGTGGAGGGACCCATCGTCACCCAGATCAGGGGGCTGCTGCTGCCTCCACCCATGAAGGAGCTCCGGGTCAAG AACCAGTATGAGAAACATAAGGAGGTGTCTACAGCCCAGGGAGTGAAGATCCTGGGGAAAGACCTGGAGAAAACCCTGGCAGGGCTCCCCCTGCTGGTGGCCCACAAGGAGGACGAGGTGGCCGTGCTCAGG GATGAGTTGGTGCGGGAGCTGAAACAGACGCTGAACTCCATCAAGCTGGAGGAGAAGGGTGTGTACGTCCAGGCCTCCACCCTCGGATCCCTGGAAGCCTTGCTCGAGTTCCTACGAGTGTCCAAAGTGCCT TACGCTGGCATCAACATCGGTCCAGTTCACAAGAAAGACGTGATGAAAGCTTCCACTATGCTGGAGCATGACCCACA GTATGCAACGATCCTGGCGTTTGATGTGAAGGTGGAGAGGGACTCCCAGGAGATGGCTGACAGTCTGGGGGTGAGGGTGTTCAGTGCTGAGATCATCTACCACCTGTTTGATGCCTTCACCAAGTACAGAGAGGACTACAAGAAGGCCAAGCAGGACGAGTTCAA ACACATTGCGGTGTTCCCCACTAAGCTGAAGATCCTGCCTCAGTTCATCTTCAACTCTAGAGACCCCATCGTCATGGGAGTCAACGTGGAGGCTGGGGTCCTCAGACAGGGAACCCCACTCTGTGTGCCCAGCAAGGgg TTTGTGGACATTGGCATCGTGACCAGCATTGAGATCAACCACAAGATGGTGGACAGTGCCAAGAAGGGCCAGGAGATCTGTATAAAGATCGAACCGATCCCTGGAGAGGCACCCAAGATGTTCGGCCGACACTTTGAGGCCACCGACATCCTCGTCAGCAAG ATCACCAGAGCGTCCATCGATGCCCTGAAGAACTGGTTCAGAGACGAGATGGGTAAATCTGACTGGCAGCTTATCATGGAGCTTAAGAAGACTTTTGAAATCATCTGA